In Necator americanus strain Aroian chromosome IV, whole genome shotgun sequence, the following proteins share a genomic window:
- a CDS encoding hypothetical protein (NECATOR_CHRIV.G17178.T1) yields the protein MREPSRSASEILAHARRSARKQDEFTRGGFHFIAVWDHILESQCSHNAEEGGDVECSRCLFERSLSLPELPEMVFPKNTLTVDFAQFPGCSINFNALDALKMVSDNTLPDVQVAPSSVWQESRQGITGKMAHPFDWTFTSRYAGSIYGCTAEASDENIDLERLKRQEPIGFYAQVTLYEDELADHGTAQMSVRLRVMPDFFFILMRFYLRIDRVLVRVCDTRLLGDNGKDYMIREWSLREAKVADLEHLPSEVLLDGNQVWASLPIVEVKNEKIRPIAA from the exons gaCGAGTTCACTAGAGGTGGTTTTCATTTTATCGCTGTTTGGGATCACATCCTTGAGTCCCAGTGCAGTCATAATGCCGAAGAAGGTGGAGATGTTGAATGCTCG CGCTGTCTTTTCGAGAGATCTCTCAGTCTTCCGGAACTTCCAGAGATGGTATTCCCCAAAAATACGCTAACTGTCGACTTTGCTCAATTCCCAG gatgttcCATCAACTTTAATGCCTTGGACGCTCTCAAAATGGTGTCTGACAACACACTGCCAGATGTTCAG GTTGCTCCTTCATCAGTTTGGCAAGAATCGAGGCAGGGAATTACTGGCAAGATGGCGCATCCGTTTGACTGGACATTTACGTCTAGATACGCTGGAAGCATATACGGTTGTACG gCTGAGGCAAGTGATGAAAATATTGATCTAGAGCGTTTGAAGCGCCAAGAACCGATTGGATTCTACGCTCAGGTAACATTGTACGAGGATGAGTTAGCGGACCATGGTACGGCCCAG ATGTCTGTTCGTCTTCGCGTAATGCCAGACTTCTTCTTTATATTGATGCGATTCTACCTCCGTATAGATAGGGTATTAGTTCG TGTCTGTGACACGCGCTTGTTAGGCGACAATGGTAAAGACTACATGATTAGAGAATGGAGTCTCCGAGAAGCAAAGGTGGCTGATCTCGAGCATCTT CCATCCGAGGTTTTGTTGGATGGGAACCAAGTGTGGGCATCTCTTCCCATTGTCgaagtgaaaaatgagaaaattagaCCAATTGCTGCATGa
- a CDS encoding hypothetical protein (NECATOR_CHRIV.G17179.T1) yields MMQNWIYTLIFRESNHTGPLRLINANDFLGKLPLFWDARSSEALLNVVVSILVIAFISYQVLSLIFISNKNDDKDMFPANHARERKDKGCGDDSSIADLHKHMFKEKEVLYHIPYMHEREMLRASQHFYEQMKMRRSVRSFSSKRVPLKIVQNLIKTAGKGPSCSPSAGNAQPWKFCVVVSDVRKAEIRALIEADEKENHIRRHGEGSEWVMGVSQLEQTWTRPYLTDAPLLLIVCHEIFTTVENKEIRLFQYNELSTAISVGMLLSAIQYVGLSTVVTSPLNAGPQISRLLRRPQNECVMLLLPLGYAAADALVPDFKRKPVESITHLY; encoded by the exons ATGATGCAAAATTGG ATATATACACTGATCTTCCGTGAGTCCAACCATACAGGCCCATTGCGGCTGATTAATGCCAATGATTTTCTGGGCAAACTTCCATTGTTTTGGGATGCTCGGTCTTCAGAGGCCCTTCTTAACGTCGTCGTTTCAATTTTA GTGATCGCATTTATTTCCTATCAAGTGTTgtcacttatttttatttcgaataAAAATGATGACAAAGATATGTTCCCCGCAAATCATGCAAGAGAacgaaaagataaaggatGTGGTGATGATTCCAGTATTGCTGATTTGCATAAACACATGTTCAAGGAAAAAGAG GTTCTCTACCATATTCCTTATATGCATGAGAGGGAAATGTTGCGAGCTTCACAGCACTTCtatgaacaaatgaaaatgcgACGAAGTGTGCGAAGCTTCAGTTCGAAACGTGTTCCGTTGAAAATAGTTCAGAATCTCATTAAAACTGCAGGCAAGGGTCCAA GTTGTTCTCCGAGCGCCGGAAATGCTCAACCGTGGAAGTTTTGCGTTGTAGTTAGTGACgtaagaaaagcagaaattcgAGCCTTGATAGAGGctgacgaaaaagaaaatcacattCGTCG ACATGGTGAAGGTTCCGAATGGGTTATGGGTGTATCGCAATTGGAACAGACATGGACGAGGCCGTATCTCACAGACGCACCGCTGCTACTGATCGTATGCCATGAG ATATTCACAACtgttgaaaacaaagaaattcggCTCTTTCAATACAACGAGTTGAGCACAGCTATTTCTGTGGGAATGCTCCTATCAGCAATCCAG tACGTCGGTCTCAGCACTGTTGTCACGTCTCCATTAAATGCTGGACCACAAATTTCCCGGCTCCTTCGACGTCCGCAAAACGAATGT GTGATGTTGTTACTTCCATTGGGATACGCTGCAGCAGATGCACTTGTGCCAGATTTTAAGAGGAAACCCGTTGAAAGCATCACGCATttgtattga